One Thiocapsa sp. genomic window carries:
- a CDS encoding sulfotransferase: MVGFKYSRLFNPRAYARFGVSLANRYVLDKLERLLIPIPDEPLRHPPIFFLGAPRSGSTLMTQVITDALDLGYISNRHCQWFGAPALAERLLHPTAGRPISDYRSVQGVTKGSYAPAECGEWWYRFFRRRPPYVTLNEVDPRKMRRFRQSVAALTNAFDRPILFKNLYASLRIQAIAHYLPESLFIVTHRDEVDNGHSLLDARYQRFSNYEAWLSVEPPQTEVLKTLPVHQQVIEQIRHIHEAIERDLEIGRVPASRRLDLSYEEFCANPSRSVGALLAFLASNGYKAELRGDVPLRFKRGTEIRIDSTVYVAMADYAQRS, translated from the coding sequence ATGGTTGGTTTTAAGTACTCCCGGCTCTTTAACCCTCGCGCGTACGCCCGATTCGGGGTTTCTTTGGCCAATCGATATGTCCTGGATAAGTTGGAACGTTTACTTATACCGATTCCGGATGAACCGCTGCGTCACCCACCGATCTTCTTCCTCGGTGCCCCGCGCTCGGGTAGCACGCTGATGACTCAGGTCATTACTGATGCACTGGATCTGGGATATATCAGTAATCGCCATTGTCAGTGGTTTGGCGCGCCGGCCTTGGCTGAGCGGTTGCTCCACCCAACTGCCGGAAGACCAATCTCCGACTATCGGTCCGTACAGGGCGTTACCAAAGGCTCTTATGCCCCTGCGGAGTGTGGCGAGTGGTGGTACCGCTTTTTTCGCCGCCGTCCACCCTATGTCACATTGAACGAGGTCGATCCACGCAAGATGCGGCGCTTTCGCCAGTCCGTCGCGGCCCTGACAAACGCCTTCGATCGTCCAATTCTGTTCAAAAACCTTTATGCATCGCTACGCATTCAGGCTATCGCGCACTATCTACCGGAGAGCCTTTTCATCGTGACTCATCGCGATGAGGTCGATAATGGTCATTCGTTGCTTGACGCCCGTTATCAGAGATTTAGTAACTACGAGGCCTGGCTGTCAGTGGAACCACCCCAGACTGAGGTGTTGAAAACCCTGCCGGTCCATCAGCAGGTGATTGAACAGATCCGTCATATACATGAGGCCATAGAACGCGACCTAGAGATTGGCCGGGTGCCTGCGTCACGTCGGCTTGACCTGAGTTACGAGGAGTTTTGCGCGAACCCGTCTAGGAGCGTCGGCGCATTGCTGGCATTTCTCGCGTCAAATGGCTACAAGGCCGAGCTGCGAGGCGATGTCCCCCTTAGGTTCAAACGCGGGACGGAGATACGGATCGACAGCACCGTCTACGTTGCAATGGCAGACTATGCACAGCGGTCTTAA